A single region of the Leisingera thetidis genome encodes:
- a CDS encoding GNAT family N-acetyltransferase encodes MNLLDLRTSRLGAARWQELTEAELADLFAPKVVQWLPEGFQAQDSDQARRDFLAAVAQQAEVIGLRGAAGQGIGLLILSYPEDGSKTRNLGYLFAEAAWGQGLASELISGLQMHFRGSGVTLSGGVMQQNAASARVLEKAGFTPAPADGETVYSWRGGG; translated from the coding sequence ATGAATCTGCTCGATCTGCGGACCAGCCGCCTGGGTGCGGCACGCTGGCAGGAGCTGACGGAGGCGGAGCTGGCGGATCTGTTTGCCCCGAAGGTTGTGCAATGGCTGCCGGAAGGGTTCCAAGCGCAGGACAGCGATCAGGCCCGGCGGGATTTTCTGGCCGCGGTGGCGCAGCAGGCGGAGGTGATCGGCTTGCGCGGCGCTGCGGGGCAGGGCATCGGGCTGCTGATCCTGTCTTATCCGGAGGACGGCAGCAAAACCCGCAATCTGGGCTATCTATTTGCCGAAGCCGCCTGGGGCCAGGGCCTGGCGAGCGAGCTGATCAGCGGCCTGCAGATGCATTTCCGCGGCAGTGGCGTCACACTGTCCGGCGGTGTCATGCAGCAAAACGCGGCCTCGGCCCGGGTGCTGGAAAAGGCGGGCTTCACGCCGGCGCCAGCGGACGGCGAAACCGTCTACAGCTGGCGCGGGGGCGGCTAA
- a CDS encoding antibiotic biosynthesis monooxygenase family protein, producing MIIRVFRATVRDDKIQEFKDFLTKTAVPHVRRQPGLISVTAGLPRPDSPSTFCVVMVWESIAALQAFAGEDWEQPHVLPEEDPMVLSRQIDHYDMIGLLS from the coding sequence ATGATTATCCGGGTGTTCCGTGCCACCGTCCGCGATGACAAGATCCAGGAATTCAAGGACTTTCTGACAAAAACCGCCGTGCCGCATGTGCGCCGCCAGCCAGGGTTGATCTCTGTCACCGCCGGGCTGCCGCGGCCGGATTCGCCCTCCACTTTCTGCGTCGTCATGGTCTGGGAGAGCATTGCCGCGCTGCAGGCCTTTGCGGGCGAGGACTGGGAGCAGCCGCATGTGCTGCCGGAAGAGGACCCGATGGTGCTGAGCCGCCAGATCGATCATTACGACATGATCGGACTGCTGAGCTGA
- a CDS encoding pirin family protein translates to MSLRPILETRAAQPHTEGAGVKLHRAFGFQDPSELDPFLLFDDFRNDNPEDYLRGFPWHPHRGIETITYVLAGSVEHGDSLGNTGTLGAGDVQWMTAGSGILHQEMPAGNAKGQMHGFQLWGNLPASQKMTAPRYQDVKGREIPEIIDDDGTRVKVVAGSFWGKRGLVDGIAADPQYLDVYVPAGVKKTLPIDTYRRAFAYVFEGQAAFADASAPQGVLLEKEVAGQEVNIRDLSGDRTLIRFGTGDGITVQAGPEGVRFLLISGAPINEPVAWHGPIVMNTQEQLRQAFRDLRNGTFIKPAH, encoded by the coding sequence ATGTCCCTCAGACCCATTCTCGAAACCCGCGCCGCCCAGCCCCATACCGAGGGCGCCGGCGTCAAGCTGCACCGCGCCTTCGGCTTTCAGGACCCGTCGGAGCTGGACCCGTTCCTGCTGTTCGACGATTTCCGCAACGACAACCCCGAGGACTATCTGCGCGGCTTTCCCTGGCATCCGCACCGCGGCATCGAGACCATCACCTATGTGCTGGCAGGCTCGGTGGAGCACGGCGACTCGCTGGGCAACACGGGCACCCTTGGGGCGGGCGACGTGCAGTGGATGACTGCCGGATCGGGCATCCTGCACCAGGAGATGCCCGCAGGCAACGCCAAGGGCCAGATGCACGGCTTCCAGCTCTGGGGCAACCTGCCCGCCAGCCAGAAGATGACCGCGCCGCGCTATCAGGACGTGAAGGGCCGCGAGATCCCCGAGATCATCGACGACGACGGCACCCGCGTGAAGGTGGTTGCCGGCAGCTTCTGGGGCAAGCGCGGCCTGGTGGACGGCATTGCCGCCGACCCGCAGTATCTGGATGTGTACGTCCCGGCCGGTGTCAAGAAGACGCTGCCAATCGACACCTACCGCCGGGCCTTTGCCTATGTGTTCGAAGGTCAGGCGGCCTTTGCCGATGCCTCCGCCCCGCAAGGGGTGCTGCTGGAGAAGGAAGTCGCAGGCCAGGAGGTCAACATCCGCGACCTGTCCGGCGACCGCACCCTGATCCGTTTTGGCACCGGCGACGGGATCACCGTGCAGGCCGGCCCTGAAGGCGTGCGGTTTCTGCTGATCTCCGGCGCGCCGATCAATGAGCCGGTGGCCTGGCACGGGCCGATTGTGATGAACACCCAGGAACAGCTGCGCCAGGCCTTCCGCGATCTGCGCAACGGGACATTTATCAAACCCGCGCACTGA